A genomic stretch from Sulfurimonas sediminis includes:
- the tmk gene encoding dTMP kinase has protein sequence MYIAIEGIDTAGKSTQIEALKKHFPDAVITKEPGGTTIGQEIRKLVLSAKTQSKRAEFLLFLADRAEHIKEVIEPNLHKMIISDRSAVSGVAYALTQGNISKKDLISLNDFATKKIYPQTIYLLRLTKQELEHRLSQKELDGIELRGSEYLLEIQESIKEASLLLGVPLIEIDATKNRDEITKEILNNIKNETMLKG, from the coding sequence ATGTATATTGCAATAGAGGGTATTGATACAGCTGGAAAAAGTACACAAATAGAAGCACTGAAAAAGCATTTTCCTGACGCAGTCATCACAAAAGAACCCGGTGGAACCACCATAGGGCAAGAAATTCGCAAACTTGTTTTAAGTGCAAAAACACAAAGCAAAAGAGCAGAGTTTCTTCTTTTTCTTGCAGACAGGGCTGAGCATATAAAAGAGGTGATAGAACCAAACCTACACAAAATGATTATTTCAGACAGAAGTGCTGTAAGTGGTGTCGCCTATGCGCTCACCCAGGGAAATATCAGTAAAAAAGATTTGATCAGTCTGAATGATTTCGCAACAAAAAAAATATATCCTCAGACAATCTATTTGCTGCGTCTGACAAAGCAGGAACTCGAACATAGACTTTCGCAAAAAGAGCTTGATGGTATTGAGCTTAGAGGCAGTGAATACTTGTTAGAGATTCAAGAGAGTATCAAAGAAGCAAGTCTTCTTCTGGGTGTGCCATTGATTGAAATTGATGCCACAAAAAACAGAGATGAAATCACAAAAGAAATATTAAATAATATTAAAAATGAAACAATGCTAAAAGGATAA
- the coaD gene encoding pantetheine-phosphate adenylyltransferase — protein sequence MKSRNIALYPGTFDPITNGHFDIIERAKNLFDEVIVAVAESKDKTPMFPLEQRIKMVEIAVKDIKGVRVAGFDNLTIDLAHEHDARVLIRGLRAVSDFEYELQLGYLNNSLDENIETVYLMPKLKHAFISSSIVRNLLKFNGKTEHLLPKEVQQIIGSLR from the coding sequence TTGAAGAGTCGTAACATCGCTTTATACCCAGGAACATTTGATCCCATAACAAATGGGCATTTTGATATTATCGAACGTGCAAAAAATTTATTTGATGAAGTTATTGTAGCTGTTGCAGAGTCAAAAGATAAAACCCCAATGTTTCCTCTAGAACAAAGAATAAAAATGGTTGAAATAGCTGTTAAAGATATCAAAGGTGTCCGTGTTGCAGGCTTTGACAATCTTACTATAGATCTGGCACATGAGCATGATGCAAGGGTGCTTATACGAGGGCTTCGTGCTGTAAGTGACTTTGAGTATGAGTTGCAACTCGGCTATCTCAATAACTCTCTTGATGAAAACATAGAAACAGTCTATTTGATGCCAAAACTCAAGCATGCTTTTATTAGTTCTTCTATTGTTAGAAACCTTTTGAAGTTTAACGGAAAAACGGAGCACCTTTTACCAAAAGAAGTACAGCAGATCATTGGGAGTCTGCGCTGA
- the hisS gene encoding histidine--tRNA ligase, with amino-acid sequence MIKSLRGMNDILDENESKRFTYFLDVAQNIARRYGFHYIETPLLEETALFKRSVGESSDIVGKEMYQFIDKGNNDVCLRPEGTAGVVRAFIQKKLDKAGGIHRFFYHGPMFRYERPQKGRLREFHQFGVESFGIESVYEDANMIMMVSDILKELGIGYRLQINSLGDNNCMPQYRDTLVSYIESIEDEICEDCKRRKSTNPIRVLDCKNEKCQSLYENAPKLLHSLCESCDNDFEKLKKILDANDISYEVDTNLVRGLDYYSKTAFEFVSDNIGSQSAIAGGGRYDRLVEFLDGRPTPAVGFAMGIERLLELIQMPQESREGYYLGAMDEEAVDTIITLTHKKRATDKAVCEYKAKNLKNHLKGADKMNAKYCCVIGTNEMSEGIIWVKDLEKKTEKTIFLKDF; translated from the coding sequence ATGATTAAATCACTAAGAGGTATGAATGATATACTTGATGAAAACGAATCAAAACGATTTACTTATTTTTTGGATGTGGCACAAAACATTGCCAGAAGATATGGTTTTCACTATATAGAAACACCACTGTTAGAAGAGACGGCGCTTTTTAAACGCAGTGTCGGAGAGAGTAGTGACATTGTCGGTAAAGAGATGTACCAGTTTATTGATAAGGGAAACAATGATGTATGTTTGCGTCCTGAAGGAACAGCTGGTGTTGTGCGAGCTTTTATCCAAAAAAAATTAGACAAAGCAGGCGGAATCCACAGGTTTTTTTATCATGGTCCTATGTTTCGTTATGAAAGGCCACAAAAAGGACGCTTAAGAGAGTTCCATCAGTTTGGCGTTGAAAGTTTCGGTATTGAGAGTGTGTATGAAGATGCAAATATGATCATGATGGTCAGTGATATACTCAAAGAACTTGGTATCGGCTATAGGTTACAAATTAATTCACTTGGGGACAACAACTGCATGCCTCAGTACCGTGACACCCTTGTCTCTTATATAGAAAGTATTGAAGATGAAATTTGTGAAGACTGTAAACGAAGAAAAAGTACGAATCCCATCCGTGTTCTTGACTGTAAAAATGAAAAGTGTCAATCTTTATACGAAAATGCTCCAAAACTTTTACATTCACTATGCGAAAGCTGTGATAATGACTTTGAAAAACTGAAAAAAATACTTGATGCAAATGACATCAGCTATGAAGTAGATACGAATCTTGTACGAGGACTTGACTACTACTCCAAAACCGCTTTTGAATTTGTCAGTGACAATATAGGCAGTCAGAGTGCTATTGCCGGTGGTGGAAGATATGACAGACTTGTAGAATTTTTAGATGGTCGCCCTACTCCTGCTGTAGGTTTTGCGATGGGCATTGAAAGACTGTTGGAACTTATACAGATGCCACAGGAATCAAGAGAAGGATATTATCTCGGTGCTATGGATGAAGAAGCTGTAGATACAATAATCACACTAACGCATAAAAAAAGAGCGACAGACAAAGCCGTTTGTGAGTACAAAGCAAAAAACCTCAAAAACCATCTCAAAGGTGCCGATAAAATGAATGCAAAATACTGCTGCGTTATCGGTACAAACGAAATGAGTGAGGGAATAATTTGGGTTAAAGATTTGGAAAAGAAAACTGAAAAGACAATTTTTCTCAAAGATTTCTAG
- a CDS encoding tyrosine-type recombinase/integrase, with the protein MFLRFDLKKVNTSGLYYKNDGQIPSSKIKNNKIINSNITFTKPYKIQVRASKMINGKILPKKKTLDFSPSETLLNAVKKAAKKYEQMMDNLSSYKINQEEFSKTMLYKDVFEKYIQYKIDQYKHRDDKGEFDYKERESFHNKWLQSILNKPIGEIDEEDIQNAVINIKKAGRSERTSRKVYQFTNPVFKYFNMKAKKFGNEISSPALQRDLSPLNNQRGLDLELEEIKLLFKKLKSYRITPAREIFMFLMHGRRLNEVLTLEWHEIDFKNNTYLIPKEKNKANKDMTYKLSHRLKEMLESIGIKENGYVFTQEKDKSKPYSASTLHDHWKKLNTSIVKHQIRNCIVVYLKNKMRITDNVIAGAILGHKQNKTITDAVYGQLFYKVFGDTLDEMLDDIFDEKPVAKQNEQDKLEELEKLFPNKSKEELKKVLEILG; encoded by the coding sequence ATGTTCTTGAGGTTTGATCTTAAAAAAGTTAATACAAGCGGATTATACTATAAAAATGATGGGCAGATACCATCAAGTAAAATAAAAAACAATAAAATAATTAATTCAAATATAACTTTTACTAAGCCTTATAAAATACAAGTAAGAGCTAGTAAAATGATTAATGGTAAGATTTTACCAAAAAAGAAAACATTAGATTTTTCACCCTCAGAAACATTACTCAATGCTGTCAAAAAAGCAGCTAAAAAATATGAACAGATGATGGATAATTTATCTTCTTACAAAATAAATCAAGAAGAATTTTCAAAAACAATGTTATATAAAGATGTTTTTGAAAAATATATCCAGTATAAGATAGATCAATATAAACATAGAGACGATAAAGGGGAATTTGATTATAAAGAAAGAGAGAGTTTTCATAATAAATGGCTACAGTCTATTTTAAATAAGCCCATAGGAGAGATTGACGAGGAAGATATTCAAAATGCTGTTATAAATATTAAGAAGGCAGGAAGATCAGAAAGAACATCAAGAAAAGTATATCAATTTACTAATCCTGTGTTTAAGTATTTTAATATGAAAGCTAAAAAGTTTGGTAATGAAATATCATCTCCCGCTCTTCAAAGAGATCTGTCTCCATTAAATAATCAGAGAGGTTTAGATTTGGAGCTTGAAGAGATTAAACTCCTTTTTAAAAAATTAAAATCGTACAGGATTACACCTGCAAGAGAAATCTTTATGTTTTTGATGCATGGCAGAAGATTAAATGAAGTTTTAACCCTTGAGTGGCATGAGATTGATTTTAAAAATAATACATACTTAATTCCAAAAGAAAAAAACAAAGCAAATAAAGACATGACATATAAGCTTTCTCATAGACTTAAAGAGATGCTTGAGAGTATTGGTATTAAGGAGAATGGATATGTATTTACTCAAGAAAAAGACAAAAGTAAACCTTATAGTGCAAGTACTCTACATGATCACTGGAAGAAACTTAATACTTCAATAGTTAAGCATCAAATTAGAAATTGTATAGTTGTTTATTTAAAAAATAAGATGAGAATAACTGATAATGTAATTGCTGGAGCAATTTTAGGGCACAAGCAAAATAAAACTATAACGGATGCTGTTTATGGTCAATTATTCTATAAAGTTTTTGGTGATACTTTAGATGAAATGTTGGATGATATATTTGATGAAAAACCAGTTGCCAAGCAAAATGAGCAAGATAAATTAGAAGAATTAGAGAAATTATTTCCAAACAAATCAAAAGAGGAGTTGAAAAAAGTATTAGAAATACTTGGATAG
- a CDS encoding type IV secretion system DNA-binding domain-containing protein, with translation MKTTLQFPKNATKQHIGYIGTTGAGKTQGLMQLFDNFEDSKKILIDVKGDYTATRKKEDDLIFCPYDKRTIGWNIFNDIKTYLDIDNIVAALIPDNPKTTDSYFDNAARSVLKGIFIYLSKEEGVDNASLWDVVTSPDLILHIVRNDKEACSYMEMHLGKEEELDKQAKSVLGTMLAHIGVTLEALSKIDGDFSFKEWTKSEKDKRSIFLLGEESVLTSLLPLYRVAVEIVASELLSMPDDTTGKRELFFWLDELPKLKKVSKVIDLMTLARSKGGRVIYSIQTLKQLSEVYGKEGMYTILDTSNTLFIFRTTDANELENILGKQEVLEYSESRTWGPHDMRDGGSHSKQKKTKPLVLASDIQRLENLEFYIKSIAPDITKAKLQYIGREERNPKFVPNIEQIQKRSVDDEDSEANESENRVSADDFMDDISSL, from the coding sequence ATGAAAACAACATTACAATTTCCAAAAAATGCTACAAAGCAACATATAGGATATATCGGCACTACAGGTGCAGGAAAAACACAAGGTTTGATGCAACTTTTTGATAACTTTGAGGACTCAAAAAAAATTCTCATTGATGTTAAAGGTGATTATACGGCAACACGCAAAAAAGAGGATGATCTCATCTTTTGTCCATATGATAAGCGTACTATTGGATGGAATATCTTTAATGATATAAAGACATACTTAGATATTGACAATATTGTAGCTGCTCTTATACCAGATAATCCAAAGACAACGGACTCTTACTTTGATAATGCGGCACGAAGTGTACTCAAAGGTATTTTTATCTACCTCTCCAAAGAAGAGGGTGTAGATAATGCCAGCTTGTGGGATGTGGTTACTTCACCTGATTTGATTTTACATATCGTAAGAAATGATAAAGAGGCATGCTCATATATGGAGATGCACCTTGGCAAAGAGGAAGAGCTAGATAAACAAGCTAAAAGTGTACTTGGTACAATGCTTGCACATATAGGAGTTACACTTGAAGCACTTTCAAAAATTGATGGCGATTTTTCCTTTAAAGAGTGGACAAAATCAGAGAAAGATAAAAGAAGTATCTTTTTACTTGGTGAAGAGAGTGTTTTAACTTCACTATTGCCACTTTATCGTGTTGCAGTAGAGATTGTTGCAAGTGAGCTATTGTCGATGCCAGATGATACTACAGGCAAGCGTGAACTCTTTTTTTGGCTTGATGAACTTCCAAAGCTTAAAAAAGTAAGCAAAGTTATAGATCTTATGACACTTGCTCGTTCAAAAGGTGGTCGTGTTATCTATTCTATTCAAACACTTAAACAACTTTCAGAAGTATATGGAAAAGAGGGAATGTACACTATTTTAGATACTTCAAACACGCTCTTTATTTTTAGAACGACCGATGCAAATGAGCTTGAAAATATTCTGGGAAAACAAGAAGTCCTGGAGTATTCAGAGTCAAGAACTTGGGGGCCACATGATATGCGTGATGGTGGTAGCCACTCTAAGCAGAAAAAGACAAAACCACTTGTACTGGCATCTGATATTCAAAGACTCGAAAATCTTGAGTTTTATATCAAATCTATTGCTCCTGACATCACAAAAGCAAAATTACAATATATTGGGCGAGAAGAGAGAAATCCTAAGTTTGTACCAAATATTGAACAGATCCAAAAAAGAAGTGTTGATGATGAAGATAGTGAAGCTAATGAAAGTGAAAACAGAGTCTCAGCAGATGATTTTATGGATGATATAAGCTCCCTTTAG
- the flgA gene encoding flagellar basal body P-ring formation chaperone FlgA, which yields MLFLKIILLLISFSTIFAANTLQSNYFIKNDFIMLSDIVSVNKENDRKLFDIDKNRHSKRIQKKELLKILHKNGFDNFTSKHSYIQFTKRSPIDTTFIKNSIKKHYTKKYKNIKISEITLFPTHYMEELPKRYTVHFNTKAHLSNKGILYIKTDNNKKIFFKYKILATVSILFARKNIKKDNELTNVNTQKKSIILDKFKAMPLQGLHVKHYQSKHNIKADDVITKRDVVGLFLVKRGSSVSVNFNNNAIHIYFSAKALQNGRLGDTVSVIKRNGKKIRVVITGKNKAEVQ from the coding sequence ATGTTATTTCTAAAAATCATTCTTCTACTCATCTCTTTTTCAACTATTTTCGCTGCCAACACTCTTCAAAGCAATTATTTTATAAAAAATGACTTTATTATGCTTTCAGATATTGTATCTGTAAATAAAGAAAATGATAGAAAACTTTTTGATATAGATAAAAACAGACATTCAAAACGCATACAAAAAAAAGAACTGTTAAAAATACTTCACAAAAACGGTTTTGACAATTTTACTTCAAAACACAGTTACATACAGTTCACAAAAAGAAGCCCTATCGATACAACATTTATAAAAAACAGTATAAAAAAACACTATACAAAAAAATATAAAAATATAAAAATATCTGAAATAACGCTCTTTCCCACACATTATATGGAAGAACTTCCAAAACGCTACACTGTTCATTTTAACACAAAAGCACACTTGTCCAACAAGGGCATTTTATATATAAAAACAGATAATAATAAAAAAATATTTTTTAAATATAAAATTTTAGCCACTGTTTCCATTTTGTTTGCCAGAAAAAACATCAAAAAAGATAATGAACTCACCAATGTAAATACACAAAAAAAGAGTATAATACTAGATAAATTCAAAGCAATGCCCTTACAGGGTTTACATGTAAAGCACTACCAGAGTAAGCACAACATCAAAGCAGATGATGTTATAACAAAAAGAGATGTTGTTGGTTTGTTTTTAGTCAAACGCGGCTCGAGTGTCAGTGTTAATTTTAACAACAATGCAATACATATCTATTTTTCTGCAAAAGCACTTCAAAACGGAAGACTTGGAGACACTGTCAGTGTCATAAAGAGAAATGGGAAAAAAATAAGAGTTGTTATAACCGGAAAGAACAAAGCAGAGGTACAATGA
- a CDS encoding UbiX family flavin prenyltransferase, translated as MKKRKIVVASSGASGVNLGLKIIQLLPESVEKHFIMTENSEKVLVHEMSNVTAHNNKNIAASVASGSFGVDAMIIAPCSMNTLAKIACGISDNLITRCAAVVIKEQKKLILAPREMPFSAINLENMHKLASLGIIIAPPVMAYYSKQQTLDEMENFLIGKWFDLLNIENSLYKRWQIEES; from the coding sequence ATGAAAAAAAGAAAAATAGTAGTTGCAAGCAGTGGGGCCAGTGGTGTGAATCTTGGTCTGAAAATCATTCAACTTCTTCCTGAATCTGTTGAAAAACATTTTATCATGACAGAAAACTCAGAAAAAGTACTTGTACATGAAATGAGTAATGTGACTGCCCATAACAATAAAAACATTGCAGCCTCTGTTGCATCCGGCTCTTTTGGGGTTGATGCTATGATTATCGCACCGTGTTCTATGAATACGCTGGCAAAAATAGCCTGTGGAATTTCGGACAACTTGATTACACGATGTGCTGCAGTTGTTATTAAGGAGCAAAAAAAGCTTATTTTAGCACCAAGAGAGATGCCTTTTTCGGCTATTAATTTAGAAAATATGCATAAACTTGCGAGTCTGGGCATTATTATTGCACCGCCCGTCATGGCATATTATTCAAAGCAGCAGACACTTGATGAAATGGAGAATTTTCTCATTGGCAAGTGGTTTGATTTGCTAAACATTGAAAACAGTTTATATAAAAGGTGGCAAATTGAAGAGTCGTAA